From one Humulus lupulus chromosome 8, drHumLupu1.1, whole genome shotgun sequence genomic stretch:
- the LOC133798212 gene encoding peroxidase P7-like — MGSFNSLDLLIIMIVATAFFGADGKLTPKHYSKTCPQALSIVEAEVAAAIENETRVGASLLRLHFHDCFVNGCDGSILLDDTANFVGEKTAAPNNNSVRGFEVVDHIKTKLEKACPGVVSCADILAIAARDSVVHLGGRSWKVRLGRRDSTTASRSLANTSIPAPTSNISRLISSFSAQGLSLKNLVALSGSHTIGLARCTSFRARIYNDTNTIDASFARSLQRNCPTSGNDDNLADLDLQTPTHFDNLYFKNLLKKKGLLHSDQALFNGTSVDSLVERYANNNEAFLKAFAKGMIKMGNISPLTGSQGEVRINCRKVN; from the exons ATGGGTTCTTTCAACTCCCTTGATCTGCTAATTATTATGATTGTTGCCACTGCATTTTTTGGTGCTGATGGCAAGCTCACTCCAAAGCACTACTCCAAGACATGTCCTCAAGCATTGTCCATTGTCGAGGCCGAAGTAGCAGCCGCCATAGAAAACGAAACACGTGTCGGTGCTTCCTTACTCCGACTCCATTTCCATGACTGTTTTGTCAAT GGCTGTGACGGGTCTATTTTGTTAGATGATACGGCCAACTTCGTGGGAGAGAAAACAGCAGCTCCCAACAACAACTCTGTCAGAGGGTTCGAAGTGGTCGACCACATTAAGACCAAGTTAGAGAAAGCCTGCCCGGGAGTAGTGTCTTGTGCTGATATTCTAGCCATTGCTGCCCGTGATTCTGTTGTCCAT CTAGGAGGCCGGTCTTGGAAAGTTAGGTTGGGAAGAAGAGACTCTACCACTGCTAGCAGGAGCCTTGCAAACACGTCTATTCCCGCACCAACTTCGAACATAAGTCGTCTTATATCAAGTTTCTCTGCACAAGGGCTTTCCTTAAAGAACTTAGTAGCTCTCTCAG GTTCGCACACCATTGGCCTGGCTAGATGCACATCATTCCGGGCACGCATCTACAACGACACAAACACCATCGACGCCTCGTTCGCCAGGTCGTTGCAGAGAAATTGTCCAACAAGTGGGAATGATGACAACCTCGCAGACCTTGACCTCCAAACTCCAACTCATTTCGATAACCTATACTTCAAGAACTTGTTGAAAAAGAAGGGTCTTCTACATTCAGACCAGGCTCTCTTCAATGGAACTTCTGTTGATTCTCTGGTTGAAAGATACGCAAACAACAATGAGGCATTCTTGAAGGCCTTCGCTAAGGGTATGATCAAAATGGGAAACATCAGTCCTCTTACGGGAAGCCAAGGCGAAGTCAGAATTAATTGCAGAAAAGTCAACTAG
- the LOC133798211 gene encoding uncharacterized protein LOC133798211, whose product MEAERRRARVRKALSDCSNTNANANATTPSSQSSSLRLKPQKHLLSSSIKKFLTNNDGKSANSTDVSQNVSLLPPSVASPLLRTPMLSSASDRGNSEALEPCSVNTRRQTIEKRKRKRPPTEVEDVIIAEKRRNRGKENVDPNTCTPATKKIDVTQSTVQKENISKSENLFPPPIASEALEPCSVNSRRQITEKRKSEIPPTEELSEDVIIAEKRRNKGKEKVDPNPCTPATKKIDFTQSTVQKVNISESEYLLPPPIVCEALEPCSVNSGRQITEIRKSEIPPTEELFEDVIIAEKRRNKGKEKVDPNPCTPATKKIDVTQSTAQKENTLESVYLLPPPIVSSPSQPRSLSVSGRHGFEPFEPCYSRRRTAEKRKSTTEASDGLLKDTLIAHKRTSKRKAIAEPVSCPATKIRKIGENVKEAGGNNLSKANTVPTKKGQKDAAKHALSQEFIEQQRANFAEIDAFELPEASDELLNDTLIGHKRKSKGKAIAEPVSCPPATKNQKTGENIKETGGDSLSKENTDPTKKGAKHALSQEFIEQQRAYFAEIDAFELPEEEVDSISE is encoded by the exons ATGGAAGCTGAGCGAAGAAGAGCCAGAGTTCGAAAGGCACTCTCTGATTGCTCCAACACCAACGCCAACGCCAACGCCACCACACCATCTTCTCAGTCTTCCTCTCTACGTCTCAAGCCCCAGAAGCACCTCTTATCCTCTTCTATTAAGAAGTTCCTTACCAACAACGACGGCAAGTCCGCCAACAGCACCGACGTTTCACAGAATGTCTCTCTTCTCCCACCTTCGGTTGCTTCCCCTTTATTGCGGACTCCCATGTTGTCTTCTGCTTCCG ATAGAGGTAATTCCGAGGCTCTCGAGCCATGTTCGGTTAACACTCGTAGACAGACCATTGAGAAAAGGAAGAGGAAAAGACCCCCAACTGAGGTTGAGGACGTTATAATAGCAGAGAAAAGGAGGAACCGAGGAAAGGAAAATGTTGACCCCAATACTTGCACTCCTGCAACAAAGAAGATTGA CGTCACTCAATCTACAGTCCAAAAGGAGAACATATCAAAATCAGAGAATCTTTTCCCACCTCCGATTGCATCTGAGGCTCTTGAGCCATGTTCAGTTAATAGTCGTAGACAGATTACTGAGAAAAGGAAGAGTGAAATACCCCCAACTGAGGAGCTTTCTGAGGACGTTATAATAGCAGAGAAAAGGAGGAACAAAGGAAAGGAAAAAGTTGATCCCAATCCTTGCACTCCTGCAACAAAGAAGATTGA CTTCACTCAATCTACAGTCCAAAAGGTGAACATATCAGAATCAGAGTATCTTCTCCCACCTCCCATTGTATGTGAGGCTCTTGAGCCATGTTCAGTTAATAGTGGTAGACAGATTACTGAGATAAGGAAGAGTGAAATACCCCCAACTGAGGAGCTTTTTGAGGACGTTATAATAGCAGAGAAAAGGAGGAACAAAGGAAAGGAAAAAGTTGATCCCAATCCTTGCACTCCTGCAACAAAGAAGATTGA TGTCACTCAATCCACAGCCCAAAAGGAGAACACATTAGAATCAGTCTATCTTCTCCCACCTCCGATTGTTTCCTCTCCATCGCAGCCTAGGTCATTGTCTGTTTCAG GTAGACATGGTTTTGAACCTTTCGAGCCATGTTACAGTCGTAGGCGGACTGCAGAGAAAAGGAAAAGTACAACAGAGGCAAGCGATGGACTTTTGAAAGATACGTTAATAGCACATAAACGCACGAGCAAAAGAAAGGCCATTGCTGAGCCTGTAAGTTGTCCTGCAACAAAGATCCGGAAGATTGG GGAGAATGTAAAGGAAGCTGGTGGTAATAATTTATCGAAGGCAAACACAGTTCCAACTAAAAAG GGTCAGAAAGATGCTGCCAAGCATGCCTTGTCACAAGAATTTATAGAGCAGCAGAGAGCTAACTTTGCAGAAATTGATGCATTTGAACTACCAGAGGCAAGTGATGAACTTTTGAATGACACGTTAATAGGACATAAACGCAAGAGCAAAGGAAAGGCCATTGCTGAGCCTGTGAGCTGTCCTCCTGCAACAAAGAACCAGAAGACTGG GGAGAACATAAAGGAAACTGGAGGTGATAGTCTATCGAAGGAAAACACAGACCCAACTAAAAAG GGTGCCAAGCATGCCTTATCACAAGAATTTATCGAGCAGCAGAGAGCTTACTTTGCAGAAATTGATGCATTTGAACTACCAGAGGAAGAGGTTGATTCTATTTCAGAGTAG